Proteins encoded in a region of the Triplophysa dalaica isolate WHDGS20190420 chromosome 10, ASM1584641v1, whole genome shotgun sequence genome:
- the LOC130429624 gene encoding vitellogenin-like, with amino-acid sequence MRAVVLALTVALVACQQISLVPEFAVDKTYVYKYEAQLLGGLPQEGLARAGIKVSSKVLLTAVTENIFLIKLVDPLLFEYGGIWPKDPFVPSTKLTTALAAQLQIPIKFEYANGVVGKVFAPAGVSPTVMNLHRGILNILQLNLKKTQNVYELQEAGTQGVCRTQYVINEDLKDNHIIVTKSKDLSHCQERIMKDIGLAYAERCAECTRRVKSLIETASYNYIMKPAATGVLITEATVKEVHQFSPLNEIHGAAIMETKQNLAFVEMEKTPVVPIKADYLHRGSLQYEFGSEILQTPIQLLKISDAPAQIIEVLKHLVANNMAMVHDDAPLKFVQLIQLLRVATLENIEAIWAQFKDQPIYRRWLLEALPAVGTPVIVKFIKEKFLAHELTIPEFIQALVMALQMVTSDLETIQLTASLAVHEKIATIPAVREVVMLGYGSMIAKHCIAVPNCPVELLRPIHDIASNAIAKNDIPEISLVLKVLGNAGHPGSLKTIMKLLPGLRTAATTLPIRVQVDAILALRNIAKKEPKLVQPVALQILLDRALHPEVRMVACIVLFETKPSVALVSSLAGALRIEPNMHVASFAYSHIKSLTRITAPDMAAVAGAASVAIKLLSPKLDRLSFRFSRALTLDIYHTPLMIGAAGSAYMINDAATILPRAVVAKARAYLAGAAADVFEIGVRTEGIQEALLQSPAADESVDRMTKVKRTLRAITNWKALPTNQPLASAYVKLFGQEVAFVNIDKTVIEQAIPLATGSRPRELLKEALKALQEGIAMQYAKPLLAAEVRRIFPTAAGVPMEFSFYTAAVAAATVNVKATITPPLPEHLETFTHEQLKRTDVQLVAEARPSVALQTFAVMGINTAFIQAAVMAKGKIRTILPGKIAARADILKGNYKVEALPVDVPEHIADMSFETFAVVRNIENPASERIVPLVPELSVQNYHTPISSEITGYDMSAEVPLRAPAPLHKTLCLVVPYIEIKGCVEVHSHNAAFIKNATLFYILGKHSVRAAVARGDGPAVERLELEVQVGPRAAERLLKQINLVDEETPEGKTILMKLREILDTEAKNAPVSSKSSSSSSSRSSRSSSSSSSSSMSSSRLTEATITEPFRKFHKNRYMAPHRASKAVSSGSAASSFEAIQKQAKFLGNAAPPVFAIIARAVRVDHKMLGYQLGAYFDKSTARVQLIVSSIAENDNMKICADGVLLSKHKVTAKVAWGPECQQYAIIAKAEAGVLGEFPAARLEVEWERIPMIVTTYAKKLSKHIPMAALKAGFNLERVMNSEKEIELTAALPTQRTLNVIARIPQMTLSRMAIHLPYAVPINPDGTLSIHIDEDFLTWLKNHLKE; translated from the exons ATGAGAGCTGTTGTGCTTGCCTTGACTGTGGCCCTTGTGG CTTGTCAACAGATTAGCCTTG TTCCTGAGTTTGCCGTTGACAAGACCTATGTGTACAAGTATGAGGCTCAGCTCTTGGGCGGCCTCCCTCAAGAAGGTCTGGCCAGAGCAGGAATTAAAGTCAGCAGCAAGGTTCTTCTCACCGCAGTGACAGAAAATATCTTCCTGATTAAG CTCGTGGATCCTCTGCTCTTTGAGTATGGTGGCATCTGGCCCAAGGATCCTTTTGTTCCTTCCACTAAGTTAACCACAGCACTGGCCGCTCAACTTCAGATTCCCATCAAGTTTGAGTATGCTAATGGTGTGGTTGGAAAGGTATTTGCACCAGCAGGAGTGTCCCCTACTGTCATGAACTTGCACAGAGGAATCCTCAACATCCTTCAGCTCAACCTCAAGAAGACCCAGAACGTCTATGAACTGCAAGAG GCTGGGACTCAAGGAGTGTGCAGGACACAATATGTCATAAATGAAGATCTAAAGGACAATCATATTATTGTCACCAAGTCTAAGGACCTCAGCCACTGTCAGGAAAGAATCATGAAGGACATTGGCTTGGCATACGCAGAAAGATGTGCTGAATGCACAAGG AGAGTCAAGAGTTTGATTGAAACAGCATCTTACAACTACATCATGAAACCAGCTGCCACCGGTGTTCTGATCACTGAAGCAACAGTTAAGGAAGTTCATCAGTTCTCACCCCTCAATGAGATCCATGGTGCTGCCATTATGGAAACAAA ACAAAACTTGGCTTTTGTTGAGATGGAGAAGACCCCTGTTGTTCCCATCAAAGCTGATTACCTGCACCGTGGATCCCTGCAGTATGAGTTTGGATCTGAGATTCTTCAGACACCCATTCAATTACTGAAGATCAGCGATGCACCAGCCCAG ATTATAGAGGTCCTGAAGCACTTGGTTGCTAACAATATGGCAATGGTCCATGATGACGCTCCTCTGAAGTTTGTTCAGCTCATCCAGCTCCTCCGTGTTGCCACACTGGAGAACATTGAGGCTATCTGGGCTCAATTTAAGGACCAACCTATTTACAG GCGCTGGCTTCTGGAAGCTCTTCCCGCTGTCGGCACACCAGTCATTGTAAAGTTCATTAAGGAGAAGTTTCTGGCTCATGAACTTACCATTCCTGAATTCATTCAGGCACTTGTGATGGCTCTGCAAATGGTCACTTCTGATTTGGAAACTATCCAGTTGACTGCT AGTTTGGCTGTGCATGAGAAAATCGCCACAATCCCAGCAGTGCGTGAAGTGGTCATGCTTGGATATGGTTCTATGATCGCCAAGCACTGTATTGCAGTACCCAACTGCCCTGTTGAGCTCCTCAGA CCCATCCATGACATTGCTTCAAATGCCATTGCCAAAAATGACATTCCTGAAATCTCACTGGTTCTGAAAGTTCTGGGCAATGCCGGTCACCCTGGTAGTCTTAAAACAATCATGAAGCTTCTGCCAGGACTGAGAACTGCTGCTACTACTCTGCCCATTAGAGTCCAGGTTGATGCCATCTTGGCACTGAGAAATATTGCCAAAAAAGAGCCCAAACTG GTTCAGCCAGTGGCTTTGCAGATCTTATTGGACAGAGCTCTCCACCCTGAAGTGCGGATGGTtgcttgtattgttttgtttgagaCAAAACCCTCAGTGGCTCTTGTTTCCAGTCTTGCTGGTGCTTTGAGGATTGAGCCAAACATGCATGTGGCAAGCTTTGCCTATTCTCACATCAAGTCCTTGACCAGAATCACTGCTCCTGATATGGCAGCTGT tgctGGAGCAGCTAGTGTTGCCATCAAGCTCTTGAGCCCTAAGTTGGACAGACTTAGTTTCCGTTTCAGCAGAGCTCTTACACTGGACATCTATCATA CTCCTCTAATGATTGGAGCTGCTGGTAGTGCCTACATGATCAATGATGCCGCCACCATCCTGCCTAGAGCTGTTGTAGCTAAAGCACGTGCCTACCTGGCTGGAGCTGCTGCTGATGTTTTTGAG attgGTGTAAGAACGGAAGGAATCCAAGAGGCTCTTCTGCAATCTCCTGCTGCTGATGAAAGTGTTGACCGTATGACAAAAGTAAAGCGCACTCTGAGAGCA ATCACTAACTGGAAAGCTCTGCCAACTAATCAGCCATTGGCTTCAGCCTACGTCAAGTTATTTGGACAAGAAGTGGCTTTTGTCAACATTGACAAGACTGTCATTGAACAAGCAATACCG CTTGCCACTGGATCCAGACCACGTGAACTTTTGAAGGAAGCCCTTAAAGCATTGCAGGAAGGAATTGCCATGCAGTATGCCAAACCTCTGCTAGCAGCCGAAGTGCGTCGTATCTTTCCAACAGCAGCTGGTGTGCCCATGGAGTTCAGTTTTTACACTGCGGCTGTTGCTGCTGCAACTGTCAATG TGAAGGCCACTATTACACCTCCTCTTCCGGAACACCTGGAGACATTCACTCATGAGCAGTTGAAGAGGACTGACGTTCAACTGGTAGCTGAAGCAAGACCAAG TGTTGCTCTGCAGACTTTTGCTGTGATGGGAATAAACACTGCCTTCATCCAAGCTGCTGTAATGGCCAAAGGAAAGATCCGTACAATCCTCCCTGGAAAAATAGCTGCTAGAGCTGACATTCTCAAAGGCAACTACAAGGTGGAGGCCCTGCCTGTTGATGTTCCTGAACATATTGCTGACATGAG CTTTGAAACCTTTGCTGTGGTCAGAAATATTGAAAACCCTGCTTCTGAGAGGATTGTTCCCTTGGTACCAGAGTTGTCTGTGCAAAACTACCACACACCTATT tctTCTGAGATCACTGGGTATGATATGTCAGCTGAGGTTCCTCTGAGAGCTCCTGCTCCACTGCACAAGACCCTCTGTCTTGTCGTCCCATATATTGAAATCAAGGGATGCGTTGAGGTGCACTCACACAATGCTGCTTTTATCAAGAATGCTACTCTCTTCTATATATTAGGAAAGCACTCAGTGCGTGCTGCAGTGGCCAGAG GTGATGGTCCTGCAGTTGAAAGACTCGAGCTTGAGGTTCAAGTTGGTCCTAGAGCTGCTGAGAGACTCCTAAAGCAAATCAACCTTGTTGATGAGGAAACTCCAGAGGGAAAGACCATCCTGATGAAACTGAGGGAAATCCTGGACACTGAAGCCAAAAATGCTCCTGTTTCTTCTAAAagtagcagcagcagcagcagcagaagTAGCCGCAGCAGTTCCAGCAGTTCAAGCTCCTCAATGTCCAGCTCTCGCTTAACTGAG GCCACTATCACTGAACCCTTCAGGAAATTCCACAAAAATCGG TACATGGCACCACATAGAGCCTCAAAGGCAGTAAGCAGTGGAAGCGCAGCATCAAGTTTTGAGGCCATTCAGAAACAA GCTAAGTTCCTTGGAAATGCTGCTCCACCTGTTTTTGCTATTATTGCCCGTGCTGTTAGAGTTGACCACAAAATGTTGGGCTACCAACTTGGTGCTTACTTTGACAAGTCAACAGCAAGAGTTCAGCTTATTGTTTCCTCAATTGCTGAAAATGACAACATGAAGATCTGTGCTGATGGTGTCCTCCTGAGCAAGCACAAAGTCACT GCCAAGGTTGCCTGGGGTCCAGAGTGTCAACAATATGCAATCATTGCCAAAGCCGAAGCTGGTGTTCTTGGAGAATTTCCTGCTGCCCGTCTGGAGGTGGAATGGGAAAGGATTCCAATGATTGTCACCACTTATGCTAAAAA GCTGTCCAAGCATATCCCTATGGCAGCTCTCAAGGCGGGATTCAACCTCGAAAGAGTCATGAACAGTGAGAAAGAGATTGAACTGACTGCAGCCTTGCCAACTCAAAGGACTCTGAATGTCATTGCTAGGATTCCACAG ATGACACTGTCAAGAATGGCCATTCATCTTCCCTACGCTGTCCCCATCAATCCGGATGGAACTCTTTCTATTCACATTGATGAGGATTTTTTGACCTGGCTTAAGAACCATCTGAAGGAGTAA